A genomic window from Salvia miltiorrhiza cultivar Shanhuang (shh) chromosome 5, IMPLAD_Smil_shh, whole genome shotgun sequence includes:
- the LOC130987061 gene encoding uncharacterized protein LOC130987061: MGSFPGHAIPGTLFLVIGVWHMWCSLIRYASNPKSFQVRVWNPVPGFDGRLKYLELYVIAIGAFFDLCIEFLYSTHLKIVVHGVLNPSHMNDFEHSGMLLMFFIFGVVALLSEKTSYLPLPEGALCFVASAAFTAEYILFYFHSTTHMGLEGWYHFILVLLIGLCILSTVAGALMPTSFPADLCSGMAMTLQGLWFYQTAFTLYGSMMPDGCLLKDNEVKCRSTEHEIRGELLANFQLFVQVFSVLVAVAGAYIYIEPKYGHSSSVGSHALDDGQDQKIISSAR; encoded by the exons ATGGGTTCATTTCCAGGGCATGCAATTCCTGGGACATTGTTTCTAGTCATTGGTGTGTGGCACATGTGGTGCTCTCTAATCAGATATGCATCAAATCCTAAATCTTTCCAAGTCAGGGTTTGGAACCCTGTTCCTGGCTTTGATGGTAGGCTTAAATACTTGGAGCTCTATGTGATTGCAATCGGAGCTTTCTTCGATCTATGCATAGAGTTTCTGTATTCGACCCATCTCAAGATCGTTGTTCATGGAGTCTTGAACCCTTCTCATATGAATGACTTTGAGCACTCCGGGATGCTGCTTATGTTCTTCATCTTTGGCGTTGTTGCACTTCTCTCTGAGAAGACGAG CTACCTACCATTGCCAGAGGGCGCTTTATGCTTCGTCGCTTCAGCAGCATTCACAGCAGAGTacattttattctattttcacTCCACCACTCACATGGGCCTCGAAGGATGGTATCACTTCATCCTCGTCCTCCTAATCGGCCTATGTATACTGTCGACAGTTGCTGGAGCTCTCATGCCTACCAGTTTCCCAGCCGACTTATGCAGTGGCATGGCCATGACACTCCAAGGCCTTTGGTTCTATCAAACAGCGTTTACTCTCTATGGTTCAATGATGCCAGATGGTTGTTTGCTCAAGGACAACGAGGTCAAATGTCGTTCCACGGAACATGAAATCCGTGGTGAGTTGCTGGCAAATTTCCAACTATTTGTTCAAGTTTTCAGTGTTCTTGTCGCTGTTGCTGGAGCCTATATCTATATCGAGCCAAAATACGGGCATTCTAGTTCTGTCGGTTCACATGCACTTGATGATGGCCAAGATCAGAAGATAATTTCCTCAGCAAGATGA